A section of the Posidoniimonas corsicana genome encodes:
- a CDS encoding GNAT family N-acetyltransferase, translating into MADASPDFAVRPMTAADYDAVHALWQATPGVGLDPSDERAPTERYLQRNPGLSLVGVDSEGKIIAAVLCGHDGRRGYLSHMAVAPAARGAGLGRQLTEQCLAALAGQGVLKCNVRIFADNHAAAGFWRRMGFAPRQDLSVMQRTTAAGE; encoded by the coding sequence ATGGCGGACGCGTCTCCCGACTTCGCCGTCCGGCCGATGACCGCCGCCGACTACGACGCCGTGCACGCGCTCTGGCAGGCGACGCCCGGCGTGGGGCTCGACCCTTCGGACGAGCGGGCGCCGACCGAGCGGTACCTCCAGCGGAACCCGGGCCTCAGCCTGGTCGGAGTCGACAGCGAAGGGAAGATAATCGCCGCGGTGCTCTGCGGGCACGACGGCCGCCGTGGTTATCTGTCGCACATGGCCGTTGCGCCGGCCGCCCGCGGCGCCGGGCTCGGACGTCAGTTGACCGAGCAGTGCCTGGCGGCGTTGGCGGGGCAGGGCGTGCTGAAGTGCAACGTGCGGATCTTCGCGGACAACCACGCCGCGGCGGGCTTTTGGCGGCGGATGGGGTTCGCTCCGCGGCAGGACCTGAGTGTAATGCAACGCACCACCGCTGCCGGCGAGTGA